One genomic window of Moorella glycerini includes the following:
- a CDS encoding DUF2283 domain-containing protein, which produces MKFRYDPDADAVYIRFNDSSIYETEEISQGVLLDIDEEGKLVGLEILNASKKLGKPPLTVEVELTKTATI; this is translated from the coding sequence ATGAAGTTTCGTTATGATCCAGATGCTGACGCCGTATATATTCGTTTTAATGACAGCTCTATTTATGAAACTGAAGAAATATCCCAGGGTGTATTGTTGGACATCGATGAAGAAGGCAAGCTGGTAGGCCTGGAGATTCTTAATGCGTCTAAAAAGTTGGGAAAGCCCCCTTTAACTGTGGAGGTAGAGCTAACGAAGACGGCTACCATATAG